CCAACTGTGGTGAAAAAAAGGATGGATGCTAATCCTGATATACCAGGAGCTGACGGTGCTACCTGGGAGAGGCACCTTATCCACCACATGCAGAATTGGACTAAGCAAGGTGAAAATGATAAGGCTGAGGACAGAGCAGTAAGGaaacaactccttaatttacaaatTGATGTAGCAAAAATGTCTAAAGACCCTAAAGGTCACAAATCTGCTAAAGTGTATTCGGCAACGGGTGAACTTGCTTTTGAACTACAAAagatggaggaaagaatcctcaataaACTTGAAACCAGACCCTCAGGCTCAGGTGGTGGACGCGGCGTTTCAAAGTCAATCCGGGGAAGAAACTGTTTcaactgtgaccagcctggtcactggagccgAGACTGTCCGAGTATTTCCGAACAGGAATGGTTCCGTCGTGCCGGCAGACGAACACGAGGTCGTGGCAGAGGGCACCCACAGCAGAGCTCCTcccaacagcagccacaacaacagcaacaatacCACGCCCCCAGGTCCGCCTTAGCGCCTGGCGCCTCCGCCTACTTCCTGGGTGACGACGTGGACCAAGGGGGGGTCTTCTGAAGCTGCCCACAGCAGGAGCCACAGCAGGAAATACAgacaggccccctgctggacatagttGTCaatggacaatgttatcagttcatgattgacactggcgctacACATTCACTTTTGAATGCAGTAgttccaaagaaactgtgtgcttcctttttaaaggttgaaggctttgctggggtcacaaggatgttacctgtcaccaaaccacttccggttcagattgctggacactcGCTAAAGCATCCCTTCGTGGTTGATCATCACACACCTTGCCTGCTCGGTAATGATCTgctttacaaactgtaccctgacatccaatatcgcacagaaggaaccttcctggtgttacctgacggcactatcaccaagctgcgacaccactataaAGGCTCCTCCATGTTTGTGCTCATGCCTCAACCTGAGGTACCACAAATGGCGGACATCTACTGGACACGCCTCCTCCCGGAAACAAGTGAAGGACAAGGGCTGCTCCTGCTCTTCTATCAGTGGAAGCCCTGGCTGACCGAGCTGTGTCCGTATGTACCACCACCTGATCCGCCACATGTCACCTTATATTATGATCGCCAATCTGATGAAAGTTACCAAGAAGGTTTTGACACCATAGCAGGGAAAGAGTGGCCTTTGGCCTACACTCACATCTATGCTGGAGCTCAGGGTGTGTCCGCCCATGTCGATTTCACTCCTCAAcagaaaaaatggtataaaatggacGCTACGGCAGTCCCACATTGTTCTCTTGCTCTTTGTCCCGCCTACCAAGCCAAGGACTTGGGTCCAATGACAAAACAGGGAGTATCTGCCACTGATTGGgtagacacccaaataccacacttACAACATTCTGACTCAGTTGATATGTTTCGTATCTCCTGCTCTCAGACTGCTGACCTCGGGGTTCTACAACATCTTCAGGTCGCTCGAGAGCATGGGCAAGAACGAACAGACCATCCTGAAGCTGCTGACATGTTAAACACCCTCCCACTGACCGTTTGGTCTCAAGGTCCCACAGATGTTGGTCTTGCTGTCAATGCGTCCCCCGTCTCTGTCAAAATTGACACCAGTAGTGTGGTACATGTCAGACAATACCCACAAAAACAACAAGCCATAGATGGCATTACAGATACCATCTCAGGCCTTAAACAATCTGGAGTATTGGAACCCTCCAACTCTAAATGGAACACACCTATTTTGCCTGTTCCAAAAACTGGCACCTCTGTGTACCGGATGGTACACGATCTTAGGGCCGTTAATGACGTCACAGTGACCCCTCCCATACCTGTTCCTAACCCTTACACAGCACTCACCCATCTGACCACTGCACACTGTTATTTCTCTGTCATTGACCTAGCGAATGCTTTCTTTTGCATCCCTATCGCTGAATGCATCAAACATGTCTTtgctttcacctttcaaggtcaaAAGCTGCAGTACTCCCGCCTCCCACAAGGTTGGAAACTGTCGCCTGGCCTTTTCAACCAGCAATTACGAGACGATCTGGCCTCAGTGGAGCTTTTTGACGACACATTTGTTGTCCAGTATGTAGATGACATACTCATCGCTGCTTCTTCTCCTACCTCATGCCTGGCGGCCACCCTAGCTGTTCTTCAGCGTCTGGCCTCAACAGGATACAAGGTCTCTCGTAAGAAATTGCAGGTTGCCCGTTCCCTTGTTCATTTCATGGGGCGGGAGATCTCCTCAACGGGGGTCTCCCTGTCCCCTGACCATCGCCAGTCTATCCTATGTCATCCTAAACCTTCTTCTGTCAAACAATTACAGTCCTTCCTTGGATTGGCTGGTTTCAGCCGCTCCTACATTCCTTGTTTTTCCTTGAAAACAGCTCCTCTTCGTGCCCTCCTCCGCACTGCTGGAGTCCGCAACTCAAATGCTGCCCTCCAGTGGACGGTTGAGGCCGAACAAgctttcattgacctcaagcAACATTTGTCTTCTGCTTCTGCCCTTGCAGTACCAGACTACAAACTACCCTTCTACTTAGATGTTTCTGAGAGTGAAGGTACTGCTAACGCTGTCCTTTTTCAGAAACCTGAAGGGGGAGGTATAGGGGGAACGCGTTGCGTTTTAACCTACACCAGCATTCTGCTTGACCTATCTGAACTTCGACATCACACATGCTCGCAACATGCTTCCACTTTGGCAAAACTGATTGACAAAACGGCACACATTGTCATGGGACACCCACTTACAGTACTGACAAACCACACTGTCATTGCATATGTATCATCACATTTGTTTACCATGACGCCACTCAAACAACGCAGACTCATGAAAATTTTGCAACAACCTCACATAACTTTTACACACGAAGGAATCAACATGGCTGATAACATAAATAGTGGAGAACTACATCACTGTGAGGAGAGAGTTGCTTTGACTGAAAAGATAAGACCAGACCTGTTGACCACACCCATCCCAGGCTCCCACTGGCTGTTCACGGACGGCTGTTGTTTCAGACATCCTCTAAAGGGATTGCAGGCAGCTTGGTCAGTGGTACAGCAGTCCAGCTCAGGAGAATGGGAGACCTTGGCCACCCAGACACTTGACGAACAGCTGTCGGCACAAAGAGCTGAACTTGTGGCTTTGACAGAAGCCCTAAAGCAAGGAAAAGACTACGAAGTGACTATCTTTACAGACTCGGCTTATGCCTTCATGTCAGCTGTCATTGACCTTCCTAAATGGAAGAGAAATGGCTTCCTGACTGCTGAAGGACATCCGATTAAATACAAGACAGAAATGGAAGCACTGGAAACAGCGCTGCTCCTACCTAAAAGGATAGCTATTGTCAAGTGCAAGGGACACAGTAAGGAAAAAGGGACAGTAACTGATGGTAACAACTTTGCTGACTCCGTAGCTAAGCAAACTGCTGGCTATGACAAGACTGGAATTATCATGACTGCCACTGCCTGCCAGACAGAACTCCTACCTGCCCTGTCTGATAATGAAATCAGAAAACATCAGGAGCAGGCCTCACCACAAGAGAAAACTTTGTGGCTGAGAAGAGGCGCTAGACAAGACCCGACAGGTCTTTGGCGAGGGCCAAATGGTCACCTGGCCTGGCCCccaggaattagacaaaaaatgcTCCGATGGGCCCACGGTCCCGGACATGTGGGGGCAAAGCAAACAAAAGCGAACTTGTCACTATGGTGGCACCCCTATTTGGAGAACATTGTGGACAACCACGTCAGATACTGCGATATCTGCCAGGACTTTAACCCCAGACCAACACTGAAACCAGAAATGGGGACTTTCCCCATTCCGGCACAAAATGGTGAAGAATGGACGATCGATTACACTgacatgatcaatccggtacaagggaaaaggtacttgCTAACTTgcgttgacaattacagtggatGGCCGGAAGCAActccaacctcaaaagaggatgcaaaatcagtaattaaatggcttGTTAATGACCTAattccccgacatggtttccccaaaaagattaggtcagacaacggcacccatttCAAAAATACTCacctagccttggtcgaaaaggctctcggactagaacacaggtttggttcggtgtaccatcctcagtcccaaggtaaggtcgaGAGAATGAACCAAAACATCaagacaaaattggctaaaatctgtgcacagaccaaattgaagTGGGTTGACGCGTTACCATTGGCTTTAATGACCATCCGAATGTCCATGAACAAAActggtttttcaccctatgaactgcattcaggtcagcccttcccaggaccagctGCCTCCCTGGAAGGAAgaatcagcgtaaaaccaaaatggtacttTGAACAAATTCAGAATTTGTGTAATAATTTCTCTGCACAGATTCGTGGACAACAATCCACTCCTCCAGGGACCCTCCCTCCCGTAGAGTGGGTCAAGCTCaaagtcatcaaacgcaagtggacggagcccaggtggactggtcccttcaaggtcgtggaacggacgtctcacgcccttcgactagctggtaaaggggacacctggtaccacctctccctctgcactcctgctgaagaacctgatagatcaccagcggatgtcattgctgacatagccacatcacctgccccactcgaccccctagcagcgccttttgagcctgaggcagctgaagaagaacgggagcagaaaacgactcatttttagtgggtgtgttaacgaagtaacacacataaggggtgatcgtgctagtaacctctccccctctaggtcatagaagagcgaggctttaattacacacacataatcctacagcccagaagacgacgctgagagagagattttctacctatattactctttttaacttctatattgtatatccttatttgagaccagcctttatactcgaagttatccaatttctcttgcttgttttcagcataactatctgtgtcgttatattaagtgaaaagtttgatgtttatccccgtttcgttacctgaattactctgattttgatagtcgAAAAACAAGGATGTTACGCCCAGAAGTATTTCCTGACGGATTGGTGTTTAGGCTTGTTCTACTGTTCTTGTGCCTCAGTCCTTccttcccgacgacagtgactgacaagtgtcttagaacatacggcggacttgaaatagactgggttaggggggacagcaagacttatttttttgacctgtgcagtgtgattaaatgCGGGGGGAAAAATAGTTTGTACCGTAGTAGTAACCTCTATCTTTGTGACGACATAAAACTGAATCATTGGTGTCGgaagcagacaacatactctagtGGGTGGTGCCCCTCATGGACGAGTGTAACCCACTACACAGGGCCCTCTTTTTACCATTACCGCCTACCTCTACTATTACAAGTTATTCAGAGAGGGATGACCTTTCAGAGGAATTTTGATCGTTCCCAGAATCCCCTTGCACTTACAATTATCGGAATGGGTGTTGTGCcaagtcccttttatgttgttttgggggttgaacaGGCTGGTACGGACCCTAAAgggattattaaaattaatatccTTGAGAGGGCATTAACTACCTTTgccccctctgtagcacctaaagtgccACTCCACCTCGGTGACGTTACAAAAGCTCTCACATCTGTGTatactaatgacatcaccactgaagacctggtagctttgaccttaggagcaggtgcaggcaacctatggctcaggtggatgactagcatggctaagagccaaaacctgggtgactgtgttgcttgttccgctggacgtccttttccccacacttaccccgccccttttaagttgactgacataaatggctcaaactgtcttatttccttgttctctgaacccacgccaccagggtgcgatttgttggctagtgtgtaccctcctgttgacaattccacccgacttcttccatttgtggcccaaaagctgaattacacgtgttttcaattcaaaggaccctcttcgtcccccaacaaattgggtgatattaacccttcctggtgcaccacactgatagatggctcaaggataggcccttgggcacgagctgacttattctggtattgtggggagcacagattgtacattagaatcccaaagtcatccgtagggctttgtgctatggttagactggtgaccccactcaccctagtgggtaccaaattaactccccttgtaactcctgtctcagcggcctctctaacttctcgccgacgccgccatgttttatctcgaaggagtgtaaagggctcctttgatctgatgagaaaccctgatggtgtttactttgatgcaattggacaaccaagaggggtcccttcacaacacaaattgtggtgtgaatcctgtgcaggtttcgagaaccttcctatcattggtgctattttccctgtgactgctactaaaaatgttgaacgcattaactatgttttttataatctgttgagactgaccaacctgactcgtgacgccgttgagggacttgctgaacaacttgccccgacctctctcatggccatccagaaccgcatagcccttgaccgcatcctagccaaggaagaaggcgtgtgtgcaatgtttggtgaccaatgctgtaccttcattcctaacaacactgcaccagatggctcagttcagagggccttagagggcctccaggccctgtctaaggaacttactgaagtttcaggggtctctgacccctttaaagattggctccaaagcacatttggcaggtggactgacctaattaagtctgtcctggtctccattggagttttcttggccattatagcctcttgcggttgctttatcgccccttgtgctaagtctctatgcacccgcatcattgttagagctgtagaaggtcaaccccaccctgtttctgggctcgttatgtctttgaagggggtcaagcaaaatggagactttcgagaattgttgatttccttccctgaccatgacgacattgacgtggactccctccatctgtcatccatgtaaatatgctgttgttttattgctagcttgctcaaagaaaaaaaaactacagcacctactttaatgtggggcgtgctttagaggtgttgctctcgtaggagagatcttttggataagatctgaagggggattgtagataatgcatatgtttaagagctatttctttattcataatcatgtttgaatcagctcatttctttccttaattttactctgtatactagtttctctttgtcttcagattgcctggttagatagggtcgtaaaccatcaggaatgtgaacacaacccccaagtctctcttcttatcagtgttggggggaggggaaaggcgggctttctttgtgtgaaaagagttgcttttggcctgtggaatgccagatcaacttgggctacgcatttggatgtgttgttcgaggctggtctctattctcaaatatttgacaataaaattagaaaatacctattctgtgattggtgtatattcgagatcagtttgtgtcatctaagtaacttgggactgaccagcgttttacatcccacttggaggaacatctggtcaaacgcaacaatatatatatacatacatacatacatacatacacacacacacacacacacagttatacatgtgtatatatacacacacacacacgtatatatccacgtgtatatattcacacacacatgtatatacacacacgttaatatacacgcacacacacatgtatatctaCAGACTTATATagccacgtgtatatatatatatatatatatatatatatatatatatatatatatatatatatatatatatatatatatacacacacacacacatttatacatgtgGATATATATgtttctgtgtgtatatatacacgtgtatatatacgtgtgtgtgtatatatactcgtgtatatatacgtgtgtgtgaatatatacacgtggatacatacgtgtgtgtgtgtgtatatataaacatgtatatattatatatgtgtttatatacacacacacgtatatatccacgtgtatatatatacacacgtatatatccaagtgtatacatacacacacgtatatatccatgtgtgtatatatacacaagtatatatacacgtggatatatacacacacatgtatatatactagccacgtgtatgtgtatatatatatatatatatatacatacatacacacacacacacacacacacatttatacatgtgtatatatacacacacacacgtatatatccacgtgtatatattcacacacacatgtatatacttgtatatacacacacgttaatatacacgcacacacacatgtatatctaCAGACCTATATAgccacgtgtatatgtatatatatatatatatatatatatatatatatatatatatatatatatacacacacacatttatacatgtgGATATATATgtttctgtgtgtatatatacacgtgtatatatacgtgtgtgtatatatctacagACTTATATAgccacgtgtatatgtatatatatatatatatatatatatatatatatatatatatatatatatatatatatatatatatatatatatatatatatatatatacacacacacacacatttatacatgtgGATATATATgtttctgtgtgtatatatacacgtgtatatatacgtgtgtgtgtatatatacacgtgtatatatacgtgtgtgtgtatatacacacgtgtatatatacgtgtgtgtgaatatatacacgtggatacatacgtgtgtgtgtgtgtatataaacatgtatatattatatacgtgtttatacacacacacacacacacttgtatatatacgtgtttatatacacacacacacgtatatacacacgtgtatatatacacacacacacgtatatatacacgtgtatatatacacacacacgtatatatacacgtgtatatatacacacacaaacgtaTATatccacatgtatatatacacacacacatatatattcacgtgtatatatatacacacacgtatatatacacgtgtatgtatacaCGCACTTATTTatacttgtatatacacacactcgttaatatacacacacacatgtatatctaCAGACGTATATAGCctcgtgtatatatgtatatacacacacatatttatacatgtgtatatatatatatacacaaacacacacgtatatatccacgtgtatatatacacacacgtatatatccacgtgtatatatatatacacacgtatatagccatgtgtatatatatacacacgtatatatacacacacacatatatatacttgtatatatacacacacacacacgtatatctaCAGACGTATATagccacgtgtatatatatatatatatatatatatatatatatatacacacacacacacacacacacacacatttatacatgtgtatatatacacacacacacacgtatatatccacgtgtatatatttacacacacgtgtatatatacgtgtttatatacacacatacgcgtatatatacacatgtatatatacacacacacacacgtatatatacacgtgtatatatacacacacgtatatacacacgtgtatatatacacacacaaacgtaTATatccacatgtatatacacacacacatacacgtatatattcacgtgtatatatatatatatacacacacacgtatatatacacgtgtatgtatacaCGCACACTTATTTatacttgtatatacacacacacacacacactcgttaatatacacacacacatgtatatctaCACAGACGTATATAGCctcgtgtatatatgtatatacacgcacatatctatacatgtgtatatatatatatatatatatatatatatacacacacacgtatatatatacatgtgtatatattcacacacacacacgtgtatatatacgtgtatatatacacacacacacaaacacatatatacacaagtatacacacgtgtttatatacatacacagactTATACAtccacgtgtatatacatatatatatatatatatatatatatatataaatatatatatatatatacacatatgtacacgtgtatatacagtaGATTCACTCACCAAAACCTGCAAGACTGGATTGTTGATGTGAGACTGTGAGAACAGGGCCTGAAAGACACAAAGAAGTCTATATTAATTTATAACATGATCCAATAAACACTCAAGCATCAAACAAATTCCCCACTTCAAAGGAGTGACGTCATTGAGGACTGCGACCTAACAATTATTGgaataatgtttactttgtaaataacGCAGCAGTGTTAGTATTCCGGCAACCCAGACATTAAGCAGGGAACCAGACATTAAGCAGGGAACCAGACATTAAGCAGGGAAGTTTTCAAAGCGTAAATTTGAAACGAGACGTCAAATTTTCGGCGTAAAGAGTAAAGAGGGACAGGCGCATGCGTGTTAGCGTCGAGCGTAGCAACTACGTCACAACAATGGCGGACCTAACAGCTGCTTTATGCTCACTTCTCCAGCCAGcgtacattattacattattacgacacattaataacacaagtcagtttgtaaaacattttataCACCAAACTAACACATTTTCAAAAGACAAACACGCAGTTATATAGTGTTTTTTACCAAGTGATATCCCCACCTACCGGCCAAGCATACACATTACAACTATTtagtatctttttttccaaaaagtGCAAATATCGAATGCGTGGAGTTAATATTCGCACGTGTTGTTACCTCAATGGCTCCTTGTGTGAGATCGACACTCATGTCTGGTGCATAAAAATGTTCTAGAAGCTCAAAAAGCTTGTGCGGTCCTGCTCGTCGACTGGAACATGGGGAGTTGTTTGGCGACGACAACAACAAGGACCGGATATGTACTAATGTCGCTTCAAAATAAGATAATCATTTTAGCCAGCAACGACACAATAGAAAAACCACGACCGCGCTAATAATATCAACCCATTAAGAGAGTTTTAATCACCTCCATCATGTAGAGTAGCAAGACACACAAACACGTTTAACCTAACTCGGGCGTCGTGCAAGTTTTATTTTGAAGAGCCCTTAACAGGAAGCTTCAAGTTGCAAAGCCAACTTGATAAGAGCTACAATGGCGGCTGTTGGCTAGTGTTGCAAACTCACAACAAACATTTTgaactttaaagaaaaaaataattttcttttaaaaatggacCTTCCGTGCTTGCCGTGGCAAGACCACGTGGCCCAGAAGTGGGCCGGACTCGAACCTGGCTACAAGGAACATTTCACGTCCTTGCTGGAGATCGAAGACATCTTTAAAAGTGCCTTGAGCGTGACAACGTGAGttgatgctaatgctaattatTGAGTCATTTAAAATGTCAACAACGATATGAATACATCTTTATGATTGCAGGCTGGATGATGCGTGCCGCCTGGGGAGCGTCTGTGCCGGACAAGCAGATGTCCACAAAGACGCAGAGGAGGCGGCGAGGTGCAAGGAACGAGGCAACGCCAGCTTCCGGAACCGGAAGTACACCGATGCGACCCTGCACTACTCTCAGGTGACGTTGGGACTTCCTGCTGGTGCTGAATGTGCAACTCACACACCTCCTTGCTATGACACTGCAGGGTGTTTGCTTCGCCCCCCCAAGTTCGGAGCATCTGGCTCTTTGCTACGCCAACCGCTCGGCGGCGCTCTACCACCTGCAGCACTACCAGGTAAGGTCACCTGCAGCACTAGCAGGTAAGGTCACCTGCAGCACTAGCAGGTAAGGTCACCTGTGTGACGCTGGCCCCTCCTCTGGAATGGCAAATACTAAAAGTGAGCTGGTTTTTGCCGTTTGAATAATTCTAAATAACAGATTTCTGACAGGTAAATCtcttaaaaggtaaataaaaggtaaacaagttaaatagaagggT
This Entelurus aequoreus isolate RoL-2023_Sb linkage group LG05, RoL_Eaeq_v1.1, whole genome shotgun sequence DNA region includes the following protein-coding sequences:
- the LOC133650106 gene encoding uncharacterized protein LOC133650106, which encodes MVHDLRAVNDVTVTPPIPVPNPYTALTHLTTAHCYFSVIDLANAFFCIPIAECIKHVFAFTFQGQKLQYSRLPQGWKLSPGLFNQQLRDDLASVELFDDTFVVQYVDDILIAASSPTSCLAATLAVLQRLASTGYKVSRKKLQVARSLVHFMGREISSTGVSLSPDHRQSILCHPKPSSVKQLQSFLGLAGFSRSYIPCFSLKTAPLRALLRTAGVRNSNAALQWTVEAEQAFIDLKQHLSSASALAVPDYKLPFYLDVSESEGTANAVLFQKPEGGGIGGTRCVLTYTSILLDLSELRHHTCSQHASTLAKLIDKTAHIVMGHPLTVLTNHTVIAYVSSHLFTMTPLKQRRLMKILQQPHITFTHEGINMADNINSGELHHCEERVALTEKIRPDLLTTPIPGSHWLFTDGCCFRHPLKGLQAAWSVVQQSSSGEWETLATQTLDEQLSAQRAELVALTEALKQGKDYEVTIFTDSAYAFMSAVIDLPKWKRNGFLTAEGHPIKYKTEMEALETALLLPKRIAIVKCKGHSKEKGTVTDGNNFADSVAKQTAGYDKTGIIMTATACQTELLPALSDNEIRKHQEQASPQEKTLWLRRGARQDPTGLWRGPNGHLAWPPGIRQKMLRWAHGPGHVGAKQTKANLSLWWHPYLENIVDNHVRYCDICQDFNPRPTLKPEMGTFPIPAQNGEEWTIDYTDMINPVQGKRYLLTCVDNYSGWPEATPTSKEDAKSVIKWLVNDLIPRHGFPKKIRSDNGTHFKNTHLALVEKALGLEHRFGSVYHPQSQGKVERMNQNIKTKLAKICAQTKLKWVDALPLALMTIRMSMNKTGFSPYELHSGQPFPGPAASLEGRISVKPKWYFEQIQNLCNNFSAQIRGQQSTPPGTLPPVEWVKLKVIKRKWTEPRWTGPFKVVERTSHALRLAGKGDTWYHLSLCTPAEEPDRSPADVIADIATSPAPLDPLAAPFEPEAAEEEREQKTTHF